A section of the Oreochromis aureus strain Israel breed Guangdong linkage group 22, ZZ_aureus, whole genome shotgun sequence genome encodes:
- the phactr4a gene encoding phosphatase and actin regulator 4A isoform X1 has product MGHSASSETVAQQQAQHNTDDEVDLQPSTKGSEEGSSGGGTPPAKRKGKFSKMGNIFKPWKWRKKKPSDKFTETSIVLERKISVRKSRQELIARGVLKDVPENESNDVNHSKAPPVKNGHPVPMDVDRVSEAGVRVSRGESDIKVNSRLPQLDERRNRVPSDASRSNRAPLDVDTHARLAVDVDKRSRLPSDIDKKGGTLPRGSQQDDRYRRDERRDGRDEKKDREERDRREERERDGDRRDDRDYRERREWRDERPDRDRERRDRDERERRDRDERERRDRDEDKRRDRDEDKRRDREDLERRDRDERERRIREEKDRKDRDERERRERDERDKRDRDDRERRDRDERERREREDRENRERDERERRDDRDRRDERDRRPERDWRENKDDRDRENRERKDPRVEREDKRDNWAKRNERERPGPQRPVDNFQPVIRPASEIDLRPPIQKSSSEENKKVRPASESDRRSTLPRYAPPAEFRERSESAGVRFTPDTPPTQDSQQLPPPPKQALLPPKFLASPIYESPRSPTPPSSSSSSSSSSSSSAAVPIAKPPRTVSLIVDDASRPSLTAASSTDSDTPPPIPPHAKQPPVPPPKPTNRNSNPPLLASTLNRGSKVRQPCYWTSWRRQSELGLYFSLPLYLRHRAAQCCSAELSQAGSGIGLVPAPTKRSPPIPPKRTTPVIKHLSVDPSPPSQTPESPTAEPSPAPALVPPAVLKGNDTEEKTNGAVPETSTVPTLLPPSHIPPSPPRVQSLQPPSLPSSGPIPTTQINPPSPTTEPPSQPPLLPLHVRISRALASPGPPQPNPDSSQRAHSLLFEMPPEIPTEVGGNSRRSLPVTIEPLRLPEDDDFDIEEEMRKLTPKPSYQSELEPRSRKGLIGDPRVSVIPEGGGPGDSEEESDSDGPILYREDEESDEDEEGPPSGLASRVKRKDTLALKLEREKENQDNNDSMSWNNKEQWEEVRNKIGTTLTRRLSQRPTAKELEQRNILPAKNEVDRRLERSEIKRRLTRKLSQRPTVAELQARKILRFHEYVESTHAEDYDRRADKPWTKLTPADKAAIRKELNEFKSSEMEVHEESRIYTRFHRP; this is encoded by the exons ATGATGAGGTTGACCTACAACCGAGCACAAAAGGAAGTGAGGAAGGCAGCTCTGGTGGAGGAACGCCTCCAGCTAAACGCAAAGGCAAGTTCTCCAAAATGGGAAATATCTTCAAGCCCTGGAAATGGAGGAAGAAGAAGCCAAGTGATAAGTTCACAGAAACATCCATAG ttttggaGAGGAAGATTTCAGTTAGGAAAAGTCGACAAGAGTTAATAGCAAGAGGCGTTCTAAAGGACGTCCCAGAGAACG AGAGTAACGATGTGAACCACTCCAAAGCTCCACCAGTTAAAAATGGTCACCCTGTGCCAATGGATGTGGACAGGGTCTCAGAAGCGGGAGTGCGAGTGTCTCGAGGGGAGTCGGACATTAAGGTGAATTCCAGGCTACCCCAACTAGATGAACGTCGTAACAGAGTGCCATCTGATGCTTCCCGAAGTAACCGGGCACCGCTGGACGTGGACACTCATGCACGGCTCGCTGTTGATGTAGACAAACGAAGCCGTCTGCCATCAGATATTGATAAGAAAGGAGGAACTCTACCTCGAGGGTCTCAACAAGATGATAGATACCGTAGAGATGAGAGAAGAGACGGCAGAGATGAAAAGAAGGACAGGGAAGAAAGAGATAGGCGAGAGGAAAGAGAAAGGGATGGTGACCGGAGAGACGATAGAGACTACAGAGAAAGGCGAGAATGGAGGGATGAAAGGCCAGATAGAGACAGAGAACGGCGGGATCGGGACGAGCGGGAGAGGCGGGATCGGGACGAACGGGAGAGGCGGGATCGGGACGAGGACAAGAGGCGGGATCGGGACGAGGACAAGAGGCGGGATCGAGAGGACCTTGAAAGGAGGGATAGGGACGAGAGGGAGCGTAGAATCCGTGAAGAGAAGGACAGGAAAGACAGGGATGAAAGAGAACGACGAGAACGGGATGAGAGGGACAAGAGGGATAGGGACGATAGAGAAAGGAGAGACAGGGATGAAAGAGAACGCAGAGAGCGGGAGGACAGGGAAAATCGGGAGCGTGATGAAAGAGAAAGAAGGGATGACAGAGACAGGAGAGATGAGAGGGATCGACGTCCTGAGAGAGACTGGCGAGAGAACAAAGATGACAGGGACAGAGAAAACCGGGAGAGGAAAGATCCTCGAGTAGAGAGGGAGGACAAACGAGATAACTGGGCCAAgagaaatgagagagagaggccaGGACCCCAGCGGCCTGTTGACAACTTTCAGCCTGTCATCAGGCCTGCCTCTGAGATTGACTTGAGGCCTCCTATCCAGAAGAGCTCCTCAGAGGAAAACAAGAAAGTTCGCCCTGCATCAGAGTCTGACCGAAGGAGCACCCTGCCCAGATACGCACCCCCTGCAGAATTCAGAGAACGATCAG AGTCCGCTGGTGTCCGCTTCACCCCTGACACTCCTCCAACACAGGACTCACAGCAGCTGCCTCCTCCACCCAAACAAGCTTTGCTCCCTCCCAAGTTCCTTGCTAGTCCTATCTATGAATCACCGAGGAGTCCGACCCCCCCCTCGTCTTCATCCTCTTCgtcgtcctcttcctcctcctctgctgctgtaCCAATAGCCAAACCACCGAGGACGGTGTCCCTAATTGTAGATGATGCTTCCCGACCTTCCCTCACTGCTGCTTCCTCAACTGACTCTGACACACCGCCCCCCATTCCTCCCCATGCCAAACAGCCTCCTGTCCCCCCACCCAAACCCACCAACCGCAACAGCAACCCTCCACTGCTTG CTTCCACATTGAACAGGGGCTCTAAGGTCAGACAGCCTTGTTACTGGACCAGCTGGAGACGCCAGAGTGAGCTCGGCCTCTACTTTTCTCTACCCTTGTACCTGCGTCACAGGGCTGCCCAGTGCTGCTCAG CAGAGCTTTCACAGGCTGGCTCTGGTATAGGTCTTGTCCCGGCACCAACCAAACGCTCTCCACCAATCCCACCAAAGAGGACAACCCCTGTCATCAAGCACCTTTCTGTGGATCCTTCTCCTCCCAGTCAGACCCCAGAGTCTCCCACCGCTGAGCCCTCCCCTGCCCCCGCTCTGGTGCCCCCTGCTGTCCTGAAAGGAAATGACACAGAGGAGAAGACAAATGGAGCAGTTCCTGAGACCTCCACTGTGCCTACCCTGTTACCGCCCTCCCACATACCTCCATCTCCCCCCAGGGTTCAGTCTCTCCAGCCACCCAGCCTCCCCTCCTCAGGTCCCATCCCCACGACGCAAATTAATCCCCCGAGCCCAACCACTGAGCCACCCAGCCAGCCTCCACTCCTCCCTCTACATGTTCGCATCTCTAGGGCTCTGGCCAGTCCCGGTCCACCTCAGCCAAACCCAGACAGTTCCCAGAGAGCCCACTCACTGCTGTTTGAGATGCCACCAGAGATCCCCACAGAAGTGGGGGGTAACTCACGGCGCTCTCTCCCCGTCACCATCGAACCTCTTAGGCT GCCAGAAGACGATGACTTTGACATTGAAGAAGAGATGCGCAAACTTACTCCTAAGCCGTCCTACCAGTCGGAGCTGGAGCCCCGCAGCAGGAAAGGATTGATTGGAGACCCCAGAGTGTCTGTCATCCCTGAGGGTGGAGGCCCTGGAGACAGCGAGGAGGAGTCAGACTCAGACGGCCCCATCCTGTACAGAGAAGACGAAGAAAGTGATGAAGACGAGGAAGGTCCTCCAA GTGGGCTGGCGAGTCGAGTGAAGAGGAAGGACACGCTGGCGCTGAAACTGGAGCGAGAGAAGGAGAATCAGGATAACAATGATAGCATGAGCTGGAACAATAAGGAGCAGTGGGAGGAAGTGAGGAACAAGATCGGGACCACACTGACACG GCGGCTGAGTCAGAGACCCACAGCAAAAGAGCTGGAGCAGAGGAACATCCTTCCAG CCAAGAACGAAGTGGACCGACGGCTGGAGAGAAGCGAGATCAAACGGAGGCTCACCAGAAAG CTATCTCAGAGACCCACAGTGGCTGAGCTCCAGGCCAGGAAGATCCTGCGTTTCCATGAGTACGTCGAATCTACCCACGCTGAGGACTACGATCGCAGAGCAGACAAGCCGTGGACGAAGCTAACACCTGCTGATAAG GCTGCTATCCGCAAGGAGCTCAACGAATTCAAGAGTTCAGAGATGGAGGTCCACGAAGAGAGCAGGATCTATACCCG GTTTCATCGGCCTTAG
- the phactr4a gene encoding phosphatase and actin regulator 4A isoform X2, whose product MGHSASSETVAQQQAQHNTDDEVDLQPSTKGSEEGSSGGGTPPAKRKGKFSKMGNIFKPWKWRKKKPSDKFTETSIVLERKISVRKSRQELIARGVLKDVPENESNDVNHSKAPPVKNGHPVPMDVDRVSEAGVRVSRGESDIKVNSRLPQLDERRNRVPSDASRSNRAPLDVDTHARLAVDVDKRSRLPSDIDKKGGTLPRGSQQDDRYRRDERRDGRDEKKDREERDRREERERDGDRRDDRDYRERREWRDERPDRDRERRDRDERERRDRDERERRDRDEDKRRDRDEDKRRDREDLERRDRDERERRIREEKDRKDRDERERRERDERDKRDRDDRERRDRDERERREREDRENRERDERERRDDRDRRDERDRRPERDWRENKDDRDRENRERKDPRVEREDKRDNWAKRNERERPGPQRPVDNFQPVIRPASEIDLRPPIQKSSSEENKKVRPASESDRRSTLPRYAPPAEFRERSESAGVRFTPDTPPTQDSQQLPPPPKQALLPPKFLASPIYESPRSPTPPSSSSSSSSSSSSSAAVPIAKPPRTVSLIVDDASRPSLTAASSTDSDTPPPIPPHAKQPPVPPPKPTNRNSNPPLLASTLNRGSKVRQPCYWTSWRRQSELGLYFSLPLYLRHRAAQCCSELSQAGSGIGLVPAPTKRSPPIPPKRTTPVIKHLSVDPSPPSQTPESPTAEPSPAPALVPPAVLKGNDTEEKTNGAVPETSTVPTLLPPSHIPPSPPRVQSLQPPSLPSSGPIPTTQINPPSPTTEPPSQPPLLPLHVRISRALASPGPPQPNPDSSQRAHSLLFEMPPEIPTEVGGNSRRSLPVTIEPLRLPEDDDFDIEEEMRKLTPKPSYQSELEPRSRKGLIGDPRVSVIPEGGGPGDSEEESDSDGPILYREDEESDEDEEGPPSGLASRVKRKDTLALKLEREKENQDNNDSMSWNNKEQWEEVRNKIGTTLTRRLSQRPTAKELEQRNILPAKNEVDRRLERSEIKRRLTRKLSQRPTVAELQARKILRFHEYVESTHAEDYDRRADKPWTKLTPADKAAIRKELNEFKSSEMEVHEESRIYTRFHRP is encoded by the exons ATGATGAGGTTGACCTACAACCGAGCACAAAAGGAAGTGAGGAAGGCAGCTCTGGTGGAGGAACGCCTCCAGCTAAACGCAAAGGCAAGTTCTCCAAAATGGGAAATATCTTCAAGCCCTGGAAATGGAGGAAGAAGAAGCCAAGTGATAAGTTCACAGAAACATCCATAG ttttggaGAGGAAGATTTCAGTTAGGAAAAGTCGACAAGAGTTAATAGCAAGAGGCGTTCTAAAGGACGTCCCAGAGAACG AGAGTAACGATGTGAACCACTCCAAAGCTCCACCAGTTAAAAATGGTCACCCTGTGCCAATGGATGTGGACAGGGTCTCAGAAGCGGGAGTGCGAGTGTCTCGAGGGGAGTCGGACATTAAGGTGAATTCCAGGCTACCCCAACTAGATGAACGTCGTAACAGAGTGCCATCTGATGCTTCCCGAAGTAACCGGGCACCGCTGGACGTGGACACTCATGCACGGCTCGCTGTTGATGTAGACAAACGAAGCCGTCTGCCATCAGATATTGATAAGAAAGGAGGAACTCTACCTCGAGGGTCTCAACAAGATGATAGATACCGTAGAGATGAGAGAAGAGACGGCAGAGATGAAAAGAAGGACAGGGAAGAAAGAGATAGGCGAGAGGAAAGAGAAAGGGATGGTGACCGGAGAGACGATAGAGACTACAGAGAAAGGCGAGAATGGAGGGATGAAAGGCCAGATAGAGACAGAGAACGGCGGGATCGGGACGAGCGGGAGAGGCGGGATCGGGACGAACGGGAGAGGCGGGATCGGGACGAGGACAAGAGGCGGGATCGGGACGAGGACAAGAGGCGGGATCGAGAGGACCTTGAAAGGAGGGATAGGGACGAGAGGGAGCGTAGAATCCGTGAAGAGAAGGACAGGAAAGACAGGGATGAAAGAGAACGACGAGAACGGGATGAGAGGGACAAGAGGGATAGGGACGATAGAGAAAGGAGAGACAGGGATGAAAGAGAACGCAGAGAGCGGGAGGACAGGGAAAATCGGGAGCGTGATGAAAGAGAAAGAAGGGATGACAGAGACAGGAGAGATGAGAGGGATCGACGTCCTGAGAGAGACTGGCGAGAGAACAAAGATGACAGGGACAGAGAAAACCGGGAGAGGAAAGATCCTCGAGTAGAGAGGGAGGACAAACGAGATAACTGGGCCAAgagaaatgagagagagaggccaGGACCCCAGCGGCCTGTTGACAACTTTCAGCCTGTCATCAGGCCTGCCTCTGAGATTGACTTGAGGCCTCCTATCCAGAAGAGCTCCTCAGAGGAAAACAAGAAAGTTCGCCCTGCATCAGAGTCTGACCGAAGGAGCACCCTGCCCAGATACGCACCCCCTGCAGAATTCAGAGAACGATCAG AGTCCGCTGGTGTCCGCTTCACCCCTGACACTCCTCCAACACAGGACTCACAGCAGCTGCCTCCTCCACCCAAACAAGCTTTGCTCCCTCCCAAGTTCCTTGCTAGTCCTATCTATGAATCACCGAGGAGTCCGACCCCCCCCTCGTCTTCATCCTCTTCgtcgtcctcttcctcctcctctgctgctgtaCCAATAGCCAAACCACCGAGGACGGTGTCCCTAATTGTAGATGATGCTTCCCGACCTTCCCTCACTGCTGCTTCCTCAACTGACTCTGACACACCGCCCCCCATTCCTCCCCATGCCAAACAGCCTCCTGTCCCCCCACCCAAACCCACCAACCGCAACAGCAACCCTCCACTGCTTG CTTCCACATTGAACAGGGGCTCTAAGGTCAGACAGCCTTGTTACTGGACCAGCTGGAGACGCCAGAGTGAGCTCGGCCTCTACTTTTCTCTACCCTTGTACCTGCGTCACAGGGCTGCCCAGTGCTGCTCAG AGCTTTCACAGGCTGGCTCTGGTATAGGTCTTGTCCCGGCACCAACCAAACGCTCTCCACCAATCCCACCAAAGAGGACAACCCCTGTCATCAAGCACCTTTCTGTGGATCCTTCTCCTCCCAGTCAGACCCCAGAGTCTCCCACCGCTGAGCCCTCCCCTGCCCCCGCTCTGGTGCCCCCTGCTGTCCTGAAAGGAAATGACACAGAGGAGAAGACAAATGGAGCAGTTCCTGAGACCTCCACTGTGCCTACCCTGTTACCGCCCTCCCACATACCTCCATCTCCCCCCAGGGTTCAGTCTCTCCAGCCACCCAGCCTCCCCTCCTCAGGTCCCATCCCCACGACGCAAATTAATCCCCCGAGCCCAACCACTGAGCCACCCAGCCAGCCTCCACTCCTCCCTCTACATGTTCGCATCTCTAGGGCTCTGGCCAGTCCCGGTCCACCTCAGCCAAACCCAGACAGTTCCCAGAGAGCCCACTCACTGCTGTTTGAGATGCCACCAGAGATCCCCACAGAAGTGGGGGGTAACTCACGGCGCTCTCTCCCCGTCACCATCGAACCTCTTAGGCT GCCAGAAGACGATGACTTTGACATTGAAGAAGAGATGCGCAAACTTACTCCTAAGCCGTCCTACCAGTCGGAGCTGGAGCCCCGCAGCAGGAAAGGATTGATTGGAGACCCCAGAGTGTCTGTCATCCCTGAGGGTGGAGGCCCTGGAGACAGCGAGGAGGAGTCAGACTCAGACGGCCCCATCCTGTACAGAGAAGACGAAGAAAGTGATGAAGACGAGGAAGGTCCTCCAA GTGGGCTGGCGAGTCGAGTGAAGAGGAAGGACACGCTGGCGCTGAAACTGGAGCGAGAGAAGGAGAATCAGGATAACAATGATAGCATGAGCTGGAACAATAAGGAGCAGTGGGAGGAAGTGAGGAACAAGATCGGGACCACACTGACACG GCGGCTGAGTCAGAGACCCACAGCAAAAGAGCTGGAGCAGAGGAACATCCTTCCAG CCAAGAACGAAGTGGACCGACGGCTGGAGAGAAGCGAGATCAAACGGAGGCTCACCAGAAAG CTATCTCAGAGACCCACAGTGGCTGAGCTCCAGGCCAGGAAGATCCTGCGTTTCCATGAGTACGTCGAATCTACCCACGCTGAGGACTACGATCGCAGAGCAGACAAGCCGTGGACGAAGCTAACACCTGCTGATAAG GCTGCTATCCGCAAGGAGCTCAACGAATTCAAGAGTTCAGAGATGGAGGTCCACGAAGAGAGCAGGATCTATACCCG GTTTCATCGGCCTTAG
- the phactr4a gene encoding phosphatase and actin regulator 4A isoform X3: MAVQSEYSHDEVDLQPSTKGSEEGSSGGGTPPAKRKGKFSKMGNIFKPWKWRKKKPSDKFTETSIVLERKISVRKSRQELIARGVLKDVPENESNDVNHSKAPPVKNGHPVPMDVDRVSEAGVRVSRGESDIKVNSRLPQLDERRNRVPSDASRSNRAPLDVDTHARLAVDVDKRSRLPSDIDKKGGTLPRGSQQDDRYRRDERRDGRDEKKDREERDRREERERDGDRRDDRDYRERREWRDERPDRDRERRDRDERERRDRDERERRDRDEDKRRDRDEDKRRDREDLERRDRDERERRIREEKDRKDRDERERRERDERDKRDRDDRERRDRDERERREREDRENRERDERERRDDRDRRDERDRRPERDWRENKDDRDRENRERKDPRVEREDKRDNWAKRNERERPGPQRPVDNFQPVIRPASEIDLRPPIQKSSSEENKKVRPASESDRRSTLPRYAPPAEFRERSESAGVRFTPDTPPTQDSQQLPPPPKQALLPPKFLASPIYESPRSPTPPSSSSSSSSSSSSSAAVPIAKPPRTVSLIVDDASRPSLTAASSTDSDTPPPIPPHAKQPPVPPPKPTNRNSNPPLLASTLNRGSKVRQPCYWTSWRRQSELGLYFSLPLYLRHRAAQCCSAELSQAGSGIGLVPAPTKRSPPIPPKRTTPVIKHLSVDPSPPSQTPESPTAEPSPAPALVPPAVLKGNDTEEKTNGAVPETSTVPTLLPPSHIPPSPPRVQSLQPPSLPSSGPIPTTQINPPSPTTEPPSQPPLLPLHVRISRALASPGPPQPNPDSSQRAHSLLFEMPPEIPTEVGGNSRRSLPVTIEPLRLPEDDDFDIEEEMRKLTPKPSYQSELEPRSRKGLIGDPRVSVIPEGGGPGDSEEESDSDGPILYREDEESDEDEEGPPSGLASRVKRKDTLALKLEREKENQDNNDSMSWNNKEQWEEVRNKIGTTLTRRLSQRPTAKELEQRNILPAKNEVDRRLERSEIKRRLTRKLSQRPTVAELQARKILRFHEYVESTHAEDYDRRADKPWTKLTPADKAAIRKELNEFKSSEMEVHEESRIYTRFHRP; this comes from the exons ATGATGAGGTTGACCTACAACCGAGCACAAAAGGAAGTGAGGAAGGCAGCTCTGGTGGAGGAACGCCTCCAGCTAAACGCAAAGGCAAGTTCTCCAAAATGGGAAATATCTTCAAGCCCTGGAAATGGAGGAAGAAGAAGCCAAGTGATAAGTTCACAGAAACATCCATAG ttttggaGAGGAAGATTTCAGTTAGGAAAAGTCGACAAGAGTTAATAGCAAGAGGCGTTCTAAAGGACGTCCCAGAGAACG AGAGTAACGATGTGAACCACTCCAAAGCTCCACCAGTTAAAAATGGTCACCCTGTGCCAATGGATGTGGACAGGGTCTCAGAAGCGGGAGTGCGAGTGTCTCGAGGGGAGTCGGACATTAAGGTGAATTCCAGGCTACCCCAACTAGATGAACGTCGTAACAGAGTGCCATCTGATGCTTCCCGAAGTAACCGGGCACCGCTGGACGTGGACACTCATGCACGGCTCGCTGTTGATGTAGACAAACGAAGCCGTCTGCCATCAGATATTGATAAGAAAGGAGGAACTCTACCTCGAGGGTCTCAACAAGATGATAGATACCGTAGAGATGAGAGAAGAGACGGCAGAGATGAAAAGAAGGACAGGGAAGAAAGAGATAGGCGAGAGGAAAGAGAAAGGGATGGTGACCGGAGAGACGATAGAGACTACAGAGAAAGGCGAGAATGGAGGGATGAAAGGCCAGATAGAGACAGAGAACGGCGGGATCGGGACGAGCGGGAGAGGCGGGATCGGGACGAACGGGAGAGGCGGGATCGGGACGAGGACAAGAGGCGGGATCGGGACGAGGACAAGAGGCGGGATCGAGAGGACCTTGAAAGGAGGGATAGGGACGAGAGGGAGCGTAGAATCCGTGAAGAGAAGGACAGGAAAGACAGGGATGAAAGAGAACGACGAGAACGGGATGAGAGGGACAAGAGGGATAGGGACGATAGAGAAAGGAGAGACAGGGATGAAAGAGAACGCAGAGAGCGGGAGGACAGGGAAAATCGGGAGCGTGATGAAAGAGAAAGAAGGGATGACAGAGACAGGAGAGATGAGAGGGATCGACGTCCTGAGAGAGACTGGCGAGAGAACAAAGATGACAGGGACAGAGAAAACCGGGAGAGGAAAGATCCTCGAGTAGAGAGGGAGGACAAACGAGATAACTGGGCCAAgagaaatgagagagagaggccaGGACCCCAGCGGCCTGTTGACAACTTTCAGCCTGTCATCAGGCCTGCCTCTGAGATTGACTTGAGGCCTCCTATCCAGAAGAGCTCCTCAGAGGAAAACAAGAAAGTTCGCCCTGCATCAGAGTCTGACCGAAGGAGCACCCTGCCCAGATACGCACCCCCTGCAGAATTCAGAGAACGATCAG AGTCCGCTGGTGTCCGCTTCACCCCTGACACTCCTCCAACACAGGACTCACAGCAGCTGCCTCCTCCACCCAAACAAGCTTTGCTCCCTCCCAAGTTCCTTGCTAGTCCTATCTATGAATCACCGAGGAGTCCGACCCCCCCCTCGTCTTCATCCTCTTCgtcgtcctcttcctcctcctctgctgctgtaCCAATAGCCAAACCACCGAGGACGGTGTCCCTAATTGTAGATGATGCTTCCCGACCTTCCCTCACTGCTGCTTCCTCAACTGACTCTGACACACCGCCCCCCATTCCTCCCCATGCCAAACAGCCTCCTGTCCCCCCACCCAAACCCACCAACCGCAACAGCAACCCTCCACTGCTTG CTTCCACATTGAACAGGGGCTCTAAGGTCAGACAGCCTTGTTACTGGACCAGCTGGAGACGCCAGAGTGAGCTCGGCCTCTACTTTTCTCTACCCTTGTACCTGCGTCACAGGGCTGCCCAGTGCTGCTCAG CAGAGCTTTCACAGGCTGGCTCTGGTATAGGTCTTGTCCCGGCACCAACCAAACGCTCTCCACCAATCCCACCAAAGAGGACAACCCCTGTCATCAAGCACCTTTCTGTGGATCCTTCTCCTCCCAGTCAGACCCCAGAGTCTCCCACCGCTGAGCCCTCCCCTGCCCCCGCTCTGGTGCCCCCTGCTGTCCTGAAAGGAAATGACACAGAGGAGAAGACAAATGGAGCAGTTCCTGAGACCTCCACTGTGCCTACCCTGTTACCGCCCTCCCACATACCTCCATCTCCCCCCAGGGTTCAGTCTCTCCAGCCACCCAGCCTCCCCTCCTCAGGTCCCATCCCCACGACGCAAATTAATCCCCCGAGCCCAACCACTGAGCCACCCAGCCAGCCTCCACTCCTCCCTCTACATGTTCGCATCTCTAGGGCTCTGGCCAGTCCCGGTCCACCTCAGCCAAACCCAGACAGTTCCCAGAGAGCCCACTCACTGCTGTTTGAGATGCCACCAGAGATCCCCACAGAAGTGGGGGGTAACTCACGGCGCTCTCTCCCCGTCACCATCGAACCTCTTAGGCT GCCAGAAGACGATGACTTTGACATTGAAGAAGAGATGCGCAAACTTACTCCTAAGCCGTCCTACCAGTCGGAGCTGGAGCCCCGCAGCAGGAAAGGATTGATTGGAGACCCCAGAGTGTCTGTCATCCCTGAGGGTGGAGGCCCTGGAGACAGCGAGGAGGAGTCAGACTCAGACGGCCCCATCCTGTACAGAGAAGACGAAGAAAGTGATGAAGACGAGGAAGGTCCTCCAA GTGGGCTGGCGAGTCGAGTGAAGAGGAAGGACACGCTGGCGCTGAAACTGGAGCGAGAGAAGGAGAATCAGGATAACAATGATAGCATGAGCTGGAACAATAAGGAGCAGTGGGAGGAAGTGAGGAACAAGATCGGGACCACACTGACACG GCGGCTGAGTCAGAGACCCACAGCAAAAGAGCTGGAGCAGAGGAACATCCTTCCAG CCAAGAACGAAGTGGACCGACGGCTGGAGAGAAGCGAGATCAAACGGAGGCTCACCAGAAAG CTATCTCAGAGACCCACAGTGGCTGAGCTCCAGGCCAGGAAGATCCTGCGTTTCCATGAGTACGTCGAATCTACCCACGCTGAGGACTACGATCGCAGAGCAGACAAGCCGTGGACGAAGCTAACACCTGCTGATAAG GCTGCTATCCGCAAGGAGCTCAACGAATTCAAGAGTTCAGAGATGGAGGTCCACGAAGAGAGCAGGATCTATACCCG GTTTCATCGGCCTTAG